AAAACATTTCATCTTACCAGAAagattaagcaattttcttttattttattaattttctatattTACACCAATCAGCTTTAATTTCTGCATTACTAACCGATTCTAATATCTCAAGTTTGACTTTACTTTGCAAATGAACAGGCAAAGTGTTGGTTGCACGAAACATTGCATCAAAAAAACTACGCAAACACATCTCCTTCTCCGACATATTTTCCTCAACTAAAAGTGGTACGTCCATGAGAACGTCTTCTTGTGGTGTTTGTGTCTCCGCCGACACACTTGATATTACAATCTCATTCTTcaatttctgttgttgttgttgttgtagcagttccaATTTATATTCTTGTCCTTTCGTCAAAACAATCGGTTTGGCCAACTGTACAAGCCTTTCCAATTCTGGATCGTCTTTGCTACGGTATGGTGCTATAAAACTCATGTCGCTATAATAACTCCATGGCATTTTAATATCAGTTTTTTGACACTGCGGCAGTGTGACTTCATCTTTATTATAATTGGAGCGTGCTAATCGTATTAATTCGTTGCGATAGCACATCATAAAGGTTTTGTAGAGTTCATTCCAAATGTTTTTTG
The Eurosta solidaginis isolate ZX-2024a chromosome 5, ASM4086904v1, whole genome shotgun sequence DNA segment above includes these coding regions:
- the LOC137253860 gene encoding uncharacterized protein, encoding MTSHKDRKLVALISMVQENKVLYDYRLRRYKDEEYKNRIWAQAGVKLGFKNGNEAKNIWNELYKTFMMCYRNELIRLARSNYNKDEVTLPQCQKTDIKMPWSYYSDMSFIAPYRSKDDPELERLVQLAKPIVLTKGQEYKLELLQQQQQQKLKNEIVISSVSAETQTPQEDVLMDVPLLVEENMSEKEMCLRSFFDAMFRATNTLPVHLQSKVKLEILESVSNAEIKADWCKYRKLIK